The following proteins are encoded in a genomic region of Maribacter hydrothermalis:
- the dinB gene encoding DNA polymerase IV encodes MSKTILHIDLDTFYVSVERLNNRELQNKPLLVGGTGDRGVVAACSYETRGFGVHSGMPMKMARELCPEAFVIRGNAGEYSKHSDVVTEIIKEYVPVFEKSSIDEFYADLSGMDRFFGCYQYASEMRKKIIRETGLPISFGLSANKVVSKVATNEAKPNNQLKIDEGLEKPFLAPLSIKKIPMVGDKTYQTLRNLGLRQVRTVQEMPMEVMQRVLGANGGVIWKRANGIDNTPVIPFCERKSISTERTFDKDTIDVNKLRGILIAMTENLAYQLRRGEKLTACISVKIRYSDFNTYSKQLRIPYTSGDHILIPKILDLFKTLYNRRLLVRLIGIRFSHLVSGNYQINLFDDTEEILSLYNAMDNIRKRYGDKSVLRASGMGAKTIGRMHNPFNGLPPVVLAHRKI; translated from the coding sequence ATGAGCAAGACCATACTTCATATAGATTTAGATACATTTTATGTGTCTGTAGAGCGTCTCAATAATCGTGAGTTACAAAATAAGCCTTTATTGGTAGGCGGTACGGGAGACCGTGGTGTTGTAGCGGCATGTAGTTACGAGACCCGCGGTTTTGGGGTGCATTCTGGTATGCCCATGAAAATGGCGCGCGAACTTTGCCCCGAAGCTTTTGTAATTCGTGGTAATGCAGGGGAATATAGTAAACACTCAGATGTAGTTACCGAAATTATAAAAGAATACGTGCCCGTATTCGAAAAATCGAGCATCGATGAGTTTTATGCAGACCTCTCTGGTATGGACCGTTTTTTTGGTTGTTACCAATATGCTTCAGAAATGCGTAAGAAAATTATTAGAGAAACGGGACTCCCTATTTCCTTTGGGTTATCAGCAAATAAAGTGGTCTCTAAAGTAGCTACGAATGAGGCAAAACCAAACAATCAATTAAAGATAGATGAAGGGTTGGAAAAGCCTTTTCTTGCTCCGTTATCCATCAAAAAAATACCAATGGTGGGCGATAAAACGTACCAGACTTTAAGAAACCTTGGTTTACGACAAGTGCGTACCGTACAAGAAATGCCCATGGAGGTAATGCAGCGTGTGCTTGGGGCTAATGGCGGGGTAATATGGAAAAGGGCAAATGGCATTGATAATACACCCGTAATTCCGTTTTGCGAACGAAAATCTATTTCTACTGAACGCACTTTTGATAAGGATACTATTGATGTAAATAAACTGCGAGGTATCCTCATTGCCATGACCGAAAACCTGGCCTATCAATTGCGGCGTGGTGAAAAGCTGACAGCTTGTATTTCAGTAAAAATCCGTTATTCAGATTTTAATACCTATTCAAAACAACTACGTATTCCCTATACTAGTGGAGACCATATTCTAATACCCAAAATTTTAGATTTATTCAAGACGCTTTATAACCGTAGGTTATTGGTGCGGTTAATTGGTATACGTTTTAGTCACCTAGTATCTGGTAATTATCAAATTAATCTTTTCGATGATACCGAAGAAATACTGAGTCTATACAACGCTATGGATAACATTAGAAAGCGATACGGAGATAAAAGTGTACTGAGAGCATCGGGGATGGGAGCAAAAACAATTGGTAGAATGCATAACCCTTTTAACGGACTGCCGCCAGTGGTGTTGGCGCATAGGAAGATTTAG
- a CDS encoding M4 family metallopeptidase: protein MNRTLRYFLVLSFLTTTIVMGQDTFNEKRHDNRQSTSKSVQPKPFNLQPLKRETRKTPLITGDKNFQMPSIFNRTPANAKFKHTSVWRQTNATSVFIKSAPTEEGKQSMSRTSNESTARSYLSEIGPLLQIRDASNEFQLITENTDVLGQSHLKMQQVYKGIKVYGAEVIVHMNAGKNEISVNGAPTATPTTAVVTPKISFNNAISSIETDLDIKLPTSNISKNGFIIIPKPVGEVIFYPMDKELVLAHHITVHSNMKDRWEYFIDAQTGAVLHKYYHTCTLVHELNTIELSENTLVRPPSNGSGQDLNGVTRPLNTFNANGTNYMIDVSKPMYNASQSTMPDNPIGGIMTLDLQNQIRDENTVIYHVQSASSTWNNPVAISAHYNASVAYDYFLNTFNRNSINGQGGTVFSFINVIDDDGGGLDNAFWNGTSMFYGNGRDAFAPLAGSLDVGGHEMSHGVIQNTANLVYEYQSGAINESFADVFGTMIDRDDWRLGEDVVNTQYYSSGALRDMSNPNNGGNELGDTGWQPKDMTEYYTGSGDNGGVHINSGIPNRAYYLIATAIGKEKAEQVYYRTLSTYLTANSQFIDLRLGVIQAATDLHGANSQEVQAAISAFDTVGIVDGEATDTDNDIPTVSGSEFILSVDIRDEDPNTLYISDTNGENYVPLTTTKLSRKPSVADDGSLAIYVTEDYTINAVTLDQNNIEEFVISDEPIWGAVSLSKDGNRLAAVRNDVEGVIFISDLVTSEAMIFELYNPTTANGVTTGEVLYADALEWDYSGQYLIYDALNELNNANGSSIDYWDVGSLRAWNNQANTFGDGNIQKIFTNLPEGISIGNPSFAKTSGNILAFDLFDEINDAYEVITANIETGIVKTVYVNNKLGFPNFSKNDDKLLFDTDNNGDEDIAIIGLGSDKMSPQGSPSVIIPNGIWGIWYTVGARETASSEKDITDFRFTVTNPASVGVINGNAISISVPSNINPQGLVATFTHSQKSQVYIGNTLQQSGVNTNDFSNPITYTVVGEDGSTKAYTVTLGGSTTVDPNDDDGDGVANDLDQCPNTIAGTVVDFTGCPKFSLPSNNFSILAKGESCISSNNGTISINAQQNLNYTASLSGNGVNQTQAFTSSTNFTSLQGGTYQLCITVQGQNGYELCYDIVVEQPQALSVTGKIDSTSKYVTLQMQGAERYFITVNNEFFTTSAQEIKLQLQADVNTVLVSTEKECQGVYEEVIDLSAKTIIYPNPVSTGEITIQLTAPSKNVMNMQLNTFDGRTVLTKSIEPGTTMVVLNAEILQNGIYLLSISNTEKTETFKIIKQ from the coding sequence ATGAATAGAACACTACGCTACTTTTTAGTTTTAAGTTTTCTTACTACTACCATAGTAATGGGGCAAGATACTTTTAATGAAAAAAGACATGATAATAGGCAGAGCACTTCAAAATCTGTACAGCCAAAACCTTTTAATCTTCAGCCTTTAAAACGCGAAACTAGAAAAACGCCTTTAATAACAGGGGATAAAAATTTTCAGATGCCTTCTATATTCAATAGAACACCGGCAAATGCAAAATTTAAACATACGTCTGTTTGGAGACAAACAAATGCTACTTCCGTATTTATAAAAAGTGCACCCACTGAAGAAGGCAAACAAAGTATGTCCAGAACATCAAACGAGTCTACGGCAAGATCTTACCTTTCTGAAATTGGTCCTTTACTACAAATTAGGGATGCATCTAATGAATTTCAATTAATAACGGAAAATACCGATGTTCTTGGGCAATCTCACCTAAAAATGCAGCAAGTTTATAAAGGGATAAAGGTATATGGGGCAGAAGTTATTGTGCACATGAATGCCGGCAAAAATGAAATTTCCGTTAATGGTGCGCCTACAGCTACGCCAACTACAGCTGTGGTTACCCCTAAAATATCTTTTAATAATGCGATCTCCAGTATAGAAACAGATTTAGACATAAAATTGCCGACTTCTAATATCTCTAAAAACGGATTTATTATTATACCGAAACCTGTTGGAGAGGTTATTTTTTACCCTATGGATAAAGAATTGGTTTTAGCACATCATATTACCGTTCATTCAAATATGAAAGACCGATGGGAATATTTCATAGATGCCCAAACAGGCGCGGTATTACATAAATATTATCATACCTGTACATTAGTGCATGAGCTAAATACTATTGAGCTTAGTGAAAATACACTAGTACGACCACCATCGAACGGATCTGGACAAGATTTAAACGGAGTTACCAGACCGCTGAATACGTTTAATGCGAATGGGACTAATTATATGATAGATGTTTCCAAACCAATGTATAATGCATCACAATCTACAATGCCCGATAATCCTATAGGAGGTATAATGACGCTTGATTTACAAAATCAAATTCGTGATGAAAACACTGTAATTTATCATGTGCAGAGTGCTAGTAGTACATGGAATAATCCTGTAGCCATATCGGCACACTATAACGCCAGTGTTGCTTATGACTACTTTTTAAATACATTCAATAGAAATTCTATTAATGGGCAAGGAGGCACAGTTTTTTCATTTATCAATGTTATTGACGATGATGGCGGCGGACTAGATAATGCCTTTTGGAACGGTACATCTATGTTTTACGGAAATGGAAGAGATGCGTTTGCACCTTTAGCTGGTAGTTTAGATGTTGGCGGTCACGAAATGTCTCATGGTGTTATTCAAAACACTGCTAACTTGGTTTATGAATATCAATCTGGAGCTATAAACGAATCTTTTGCAGATGTTTTTGGGACTATGATTGATCGTGATGATTGGCGATTAGGGGAAGATGTAGTGAACACACAATACTATTCATCTGGTGCCTTAAGAGACATGTCTAACCCCAATAATGGAGGAAACGAATTAGGAGATACAGGTTGGCAACCTAAAGATATGACCGAGTATTATACTGGTTCAGGAGATAATGGCGGTGTGCATATTAATAGTGGTATACCAAATAGGGCGTATTATTTAATTGCAACTGCCATAGGAAAAGAAAAAGCAGAGCAGGTATATTATAGAACTTTAAGCACCTACCTTACGGCAAATTCGCAATTTATAGATCTTCGGTTAGGTGTAATACAAGCTGCGACAGATTTACATGGGGCCAATTCACAAGAAGTACAAGCAGCAATTAGCGCTTTTGATACGGTGGGTATTGTAGATGGTGAAGCTACTGATACAGATAATGATATTCCTACTGTTAGTGGTTCAGAATTTATATTAAGTGTAGATATAAGAGATGAAGATCCCAATACCCTTTATATCTCAGATACTAATGGTGAAAACTATGTGCCGTTAACAACAACTAAACTTTCTCGTAAACCTAGTGTTGCAGATGATGGTAGTTTGGCAATCTATGTTACTGAAGATTATACGATAAATGCAGTCACCTTAGACCAGAATAATATTGAAGAGTTTGTAATTTCAGATGAGCCTATATGGGGTGCGGTATCGCTTTCTAAAGACGGTAATAGATTGGCAGCGGTAAGAAACGATGTTGAGGGAGTCATTTTTATATCAGATCTGGTTACTTCTGAAGCTATGATTTTTGAACTTTATAACCCTACAACAGCAAACGGCGTTACTACAGGTGAAGTTTTATATGCCGATGCTCTAGAGTGGGATTATTCTGGACAATATTTAATTTATGATGCATTAAATGAATTGAACAATGCCAATGGATCTTCTATAGATTATTGGGACGTAGGTTCGCTTAGGGCATGGAACAACCAAGCAAATACGTTTGGTGACGGCAACATCCAAAAAATATTTACCAACCTGCCCGAAGGTATAAGTATTGGTAATCCATCCTTTGCAAAAACATCGGGTAATATTTTAGCATTCGATTTGTTTGATGAAATCAATGACGCCTATGAGGTTATTACGGCAAATATTGAAACCGGTATTGTAAAAACAGTATATGTAAATAATAAACTAGGCTTTCCTAACTTTTCTAAAAATGATGACAAGCTTTTGTTCGATACCGATAATAACGGAGATGAAGATATTGCCATTATTGGTTTAGGATCAGACAAAATGAGTCCGCAAGGGTCGCCAAGTGTTATTATCCCTAACGGAATTTGGGGAATTTGGTATACGGTAGGCGCGCGCGAAACGGCTAGTAGCGAAAAAGATATTACCGATTTTAGGTTTACAGTAACCAACCCAGCATCCGTTGGGGTAATTAACGGTAATGCTATTTCCATTTCTGTTCCATCCAACATTAATCCGCAGGGGTTAGTGGCAACGTTTACGCACTCTCAAAAATCGCAAGTGTATATTGGTAATACGTTACAACAAAGTGGCGTAAATACGAACGACTTTTCTAATCCTATCACCTATACCGTTGTTGGGGAAGACGGTAGTACCAAAGCATATACGGTTACTTTGGGCGGTTCTACTACTGTTGATCCTAACGATGACGATGGTGATGGCGTGGCAAATGATTTGGATCAGTGCCCTAATACCATTGCGGGAACGGTAGTTGATTTTACAGGATGCCCTAAGTTTTCCTTGCCATCAAATAATTTTAGTATTCTGGCAAAAGGGGAATCCTGTATCTCTAGTAATAATGGCACCATCTCCATAAATGCACAGCAAAATTTAAATTATACGGCAAGTCTTAGTGGTAACGGTGTTAACCAAACACAAGCTTTTACTTCATCTACAAACTTTACTTCGCTGCAAGGTGGTACGTATCAATTATGCATTACGGTACAAGGGCAAAATGGATACGAACTTTGTTATGATATTGTTGTAGAGCAACCGCAAGCCCTTTCTGTTACTGGTAAAATCGATTCAACTAGTAAATATGTGACATTACAAATGCAGGGGGCTGAACGTTATTTTATTACCGTAAATAATGAGTTTTTCACGACTTCTGCACAAGAAATTAAACTGCAATTACAAGCAGATGTAAATACGGTTTTGGTGTCAACCGAGAAAGAGTGCCAAGGTGTTTATGAAGAAGTTATTGATTTGTCTGCAAAAACTATTATTTATCCCAACCCTGTTAGCACTGGCGAAATTACCATACAATTAACTGCGCCATCTAAAAACGTAATGAACATGCAATTAAATACGTTCGACGGTAGAACTGTACTTACGAAATCAATAGAACCTGGTACTACAATGGTGGTGTTAAATGCAGAAATACTACAAAACGGAATCTACTTGCTATCTATTAGTAATACTGAAAAAACGGAAACATTTAAAATTATTAAGCAATGA
- a CDS encoding response regulator, whose translation MQLKPIKVVIVDDHPMVIEGLKTLLAGETTIHIKNYFTNGKDTLAFLEKDTCDIILLDVNLPDINGVEMVGMILHKRATIGILGLSTYSEPSIINQMIRNGVKGYLLKNATSNELVAAISQVHNGSFYFGREIQKILADSVAQDTKNIPKLTRREKHILTLIAEGKTTNIIAEELFISPLTVETHRRNLMQKLEVSNAASLIKIAVEKKLI comes from the coding sequence ATGCAGCTTAAACCAATAAAAGTAGTTATCGTAGATGATCACCCCATGGTGATAGAAGGGCTAAAAACCCTTTTAGCAGGTGAAACTACAATACATATTAAAAATTATTTTACCAACGGTAAAGACACACTTGCATTCTTAGAAAAAGATACCTGTGATATTATTTTACTAGATGTAAATTTACCAGATATTAATGGTGTTGAAATGGTAGGGATGATATTGCACAAAAGAGCCACTATTGGTATTTTAGGATTAAGTACTTACTCCGAACCTAGCATTATAAACCAAATGATACGTAATGGGGTAAAAGGATATTTGTTAAAAAACGCTACTAGTAACGAACTTGTAGCTGCAATTTCCCAAGTACATAACGGAAGTTTTTATTTTGGAAGAGAAATACAAAAAATACTAGCAGACTCTGTTGCTCAAGACACCAAAAATATTCCAAAGTTAACAAGAAGAGAAAAACATATTCTTACTCTTATTGCAGAAGGCAAAACTACCAATATCATTGCAGAAGAATTATTTATAAGTCCGCTTACGGTAGAAACCCATAGACGAAACCTAATGCAAAAGTTAGAAGTATCTAATGCTGCGTCTTTAATTAAGATTGCTGTCGAGAAAAAATTGATTTAA
- a CDS encoding tetratricopeptide repeat-containing sensor histidine kinase yields MRTNTYQFGLLLLILLLPVFVVSQIDNTKEIDSLRSALRLAKTDTAKVNLLSELSLVLSKVDSVETFKTGFEALSLSQKIKYKKGEAAALFSIGGAYMDYFDLEKADEYLDKGLPIIEQLVQQDSAQENLKLWLRGNYFKAVNYSYKGEVQKEVEMTDKVIPIAQKLNDLDFLTNVYTNMGVMNLNLGQYTEAYRSLAKSVKINEKLTSPKRTIFTDLMFSQLLYKMDSIKQMKPYLDEAKSALEKDPSALDWQLYYMQESFYHSGLGNYTNAISSLDKAKEIIIEHKMHQEFFILLQRYAFLSESQKDYPAAISYMTEFINTAKEKKNKTNIFQGLYKRSKYEAAQNNYKNAYFDYVAAIDIYDSLYTQEILQNTKELELKYNTAENEKEILSLTITNEKKKSQTYLLIGLASILAFLLFGGYYIYNQRLRKARKKEHLHESEMNLLKQEQQNQIFSAMIEGQEKERKRLAIDLHDGLGGRLSGISLNLSKLDKDEPKKYPKKELQKVMKDLGDSLTELRSIARNMMPETLVKFGLEAALKDYCSSMTGNETKVVLQFYGNENGINLNQQVTMYRVIQELINNAIKHANASEILVQYIREGNKVDITVEDNGVGFDKEMTKGTPLGMGLSNLKTRVAYLKGNLDFSSELNEGTTVNVHINIDAA; encoded by the coding sequence ATGAGAACAAACACTTACCAATTTGGTTTATTATTACTGATTTTATTGCTCCCTGTTTTTGTAGTTTCTCAAATTGATAATACAAAGGAAATTGATAGTCTGCGTAGCGCATTACGTTTGGCAAAAACAGATACGGCCAAGGTAAATCTACTTTCAGAACTATCTTTGGTATTGAGTAAGGTAGATTCTGTAGAGACATTTAAAACTGGGTTTGAAGCATTATCATTAAGTCAAAAAATTAAATACAAAAAGGGAGAAGCTGCTGCTTTATTTTCAATTGGCGGCGCCTATATGGACTATTTCGATTTAGAAAAAGCAGATGAATATTTAGATAAGGGCTTACCTATTATTGAGCAATTGGTACAACAAGATTCCGCCCAGGAAAATTTAAAATTATGGCTAAGAGGTAATTATTTTAAAGCGGTAAACTACAGTTATAAAGGAGAAGTACAAAAAGAAGTTGAAATGACCGATAAGGTCATTCCTATAGCTCAAAAATTGAACGACTTAGATTTTTTAACTAATGTTTATACCAATATGGGTGTAATGAACTTAAATTTAGGACAGTATACCGAGGCCTATAGGAGCCTTGCTAAAAGTGTCAAAATAAATGAAAAGTTAACTTCCCCAAAAAGAACCATTTTTACCGATCTCATGTTTTCTCAATTGCTCTATAAAATGGATTCAATAAAGCAAATGAAACCCTATTTAGATGAAGCAAAAAGTGCATTGGAAAAGGACCCCAGTGCTTTAGACTGGCAACTTTACTACATGCAGGAAAGTTTTTACCATTCGGGTTTGGGGAACTATACAAATGCAATTTCTTCTTTAGACAAAGCAAAAGAAATTATTATAGAACATAAAATGCACCAGGAATTCTTTATTCTTTTACAACGTTATGCATTTTTAAGTGAGAGTCAAAAGGATTATCCTGCGGCTATTTCTTATATGACCGAGTTTATTAATACCGCTAAAGAAAAGAAAAATAAGACTAATATATTTCAAGGATTATATAAAAGGTCCAAATACGAAGCCGCGCAAAATAATTACAAAAATGCTTATTTTGATTATGTAGCGGCTATTGATATTTATGATAGTCTGTATACACAAGAAATTCTTCAGAACACAAAAGAATTAGAATTAAAATATAACACTGCTGAAAACGAAAAGGAAATTCTTTCATTGACCATTACCAATGAAAAGAAAAAATCGCAAACCTACTTACTAATAGGTTTGGCATCTATTCTTGCATTTTTACTTTTTGGTGGTTATTACATCTATAACCAAAGGCTCCGTAAAGCAAGAAAAAAAGAACATCTTCACGAATCTGAAATGAACTTATTAAAGCAAGAGCAACAGAACCAAATTTTTTCTGCAATGATCGAAGGGCAAGAAAAAGAACGAAAAAGACTGGCAATTGACTTACATGATGGTTTAGGCGGAAGATTATCCGGCATTAGCTTAAACCTTTCTAAATTAGATAAAGATGAGCCAAAAAAATACCCAAAGAAAGAATTACAAAAAGTAATGAAAGATTTAGGAGATTCGTTGACCGAGCTAAGGTCCATAGCTAGGAATATGATGCCAGAAACCCTAGTTAAATTTGGCTTAGAAGCTGCTTTAAAAGACTATTGCAGTAGCATGACGGGGAACGAGACCAAAGTAGTGTTACAGTTTTATGGTAATGAAAATGGCATAAACCTAAACCAACAAGTAACCATGTACCGTGTAATTCAAGAATTGATCAATAATGCCATAAAGCATGCGAATGCTTCCGAAATTTTGGTGCAATACATTCGTGAAGGCAACAAAGTAGATATTACCGTAGAAGATAATGGGGTTGGTTTTGATAAAGAAATGACTAAAGGCACACCATTGGGCATGGGGCTTTCCAACCTAAAAACCAGAGTGGCATATCTTAAAGGCAATTTAGATTTTAGTTCAGAATTAAATGAAGGCACAACCGTTAACGTACATATTAATATAGATGCAGCTTAA
- a CDS encoding outer membrane protein assembly factor BamB family protein has product MKIYIKPSNLLLLCFLTIFIMGCSKEDAVELNEEGEVINPEQGNKIVSGDPALNTLIMTTWDESIVKVDAQTGKEEIVYTLPDYTYAESLPDYSNGVLYVASDDNSVNAFNVASNTFLWDTPMLEYHDSLGISNTNCEGGICYTAGGYGVVVALLEGSGDIKWYYSTDEDGELDDVLNEATTPIVYQDKVYIFSEEDFLGYYPAYMHVLDKETGTLLNKVELPYDISSVPLIENDILYLPAKNMYAINLNTLDVLWSFEAEGVSSPQVTEDRVVFHGIPKDNTIYSALYCVNKQTGSFIWGNDTGFDTLWTPTVVENVVFGVYEKATSFAFSTNGRPFAVKLSDGKQLWYMEDVVCDNAPVYANGMLYFHGHDINATSDTDKNVGLIAMDANTGKVVWLNNVFGYDYANTPIVIAQNGVFGPGYYR; this is encoded by the coding sequence ATGAAAATATATATAAAACCTAGTAACCTTCTTCTTTTATGTTTTTTGACCATTTTTATAATGGGTTGCTCAAAAGAAGATGCAGTAGAACTAAATGAGGAAGGGGAAGTAATCAACCCAGAACAGGGCAATAAAATTGTTTCTGGCGACCCAGCATTGAACACCTTAATAATGACCACTTGGGACGAGAGTATTGTAAAGGTTGATGCACAAACCGGGAAAGAAGAAATAGTCTATACTTTGCCCGACTACACGTATGCTGAAAGTCTGCCAGATTACAGTAATGGGGTGTTGTATGTGGCATCTGATGATAACTCCGTCAATGCTTTCAATGTAGCTTCCAATACTTTTTTGTGGGATACTCCTATGTTAGAGTACCATGATTCTTTAGGTATTTCAAATACCAATTGCGAAGGCGGAATATGTTATACTGCTGGCGGATATGGGGTAGTAGTTGCTTTATTAGAAGGTTCTGGAGATATAAAATGGTACTACTCCACAGATGAAGATGGTGAGTTAGATGATGTGTTGAACGAGGCCACCACGCCAATTGTTTATCAAGATAAAGTGTACATTTTTAGTGAAGAAGATTTTTTAGGGTACTACCCAGCATACATGCATGTGCTCGATAAAGAAACAGGGACACTGCTAAATAAAGTAGAGCTTCCGTATGATATTTCATCGGTGCCACTAATAGAAAATGATATTCTTTACTTACCTGCAAAAAACATGTATGCCATTAATTTAAATACCTTAGATGTACTTTGGTCGTTTGAGGCCGAAGGGGTTAGCTCACCTCAAGTAACCGAAGACAGAGTAGTTTTTCATGGTATTCCTAAAGACAATACCATATACTCGGCGCTATACTGTGTAAACAAACAAACGGGCAGCTTTATTTGGGGCAACGATACGGGGTTCGATACCTTGTGGACACCCACCGTGGTAGAAAATGTGGTTTTTGGCGTGTATGAAAAGGCTACTTCTTTTGCCTTTAGCACCAATGGAAGGCCTTTTGCCGTAAAGCTATCTGACGGAAAACAACTTTGGTACATGGAAGATGTGGTGTGTGATAATGCACCTGTATATGCAAACGGTATGCTCTATTTTCATGGACATGACATAAACGCTACTTCAGATACAGATAAGAATGTAGGTCTCATTGCAATGGATGCTAATACGGGTAAAGTTGTTTGGCTTAATAATGTTTTTGGATACGATTATGCAAATACACCTATTGTAATAGCCCAAAACGGAGTCTTTGGCCCTGGGTATTATAGGTAA